The sequence ctgtaccaataattggtGGTTTAATTTTAGAGCACAATCATGAATATTGTTGCGATTGTTTCCCGACTGCAAGAAAAGTAAGTCCAATAGCTTTTGGATACACCCACAAGgtaagcaaaacaaaatatgtatCAGTTTTAAGAGCTAAAACAGTAAGGGGaagtgcttagttcctccactattgggtcattTACCCTACCCGGGATTACTCAAAATATCATCCTttggacaagaaaattattttgagctttttagtggaatgtcttcacttgtcataagacaagtttgtaccttcccatttaattccaccaattgattcaagtggtggaattaaatgggaagtaACAAACTCGACTTATGACAAATGATACTTAGGACTTTGTAGTCAATTTGTCATTAAATGGCCCTGTTCCTaataaaattgttctgtttCTCATGCCGCAGttcttgatttcggcgccccctgagggctggcgcccttggcgggggtcaacctggccaaccacacgctacggcgctgccgacgatgaatgattgtcatacccattcttcaacggaTAATTACGGCCATGGTgtcgattcaggtagcatgtttGTTTCCGACTTTtcttcaaagcaaataccaaaactgaagctgtccaggttggtatcaaatttactcgAAAGATTGTAATTGGtcttcgttttaatggatccaatttaatggtattttttttgtagattgttctgcgggatattatactattcaatatcccaatgtaccaacttgtttttcttccagtcgaaatccttctacaattgatttgattttaacggattcaaatcagctgtgtggccaattggtaactcatgctgattgactctgatcaccttcatgtgacgtttgaaatctcacaagaagccatttataatccaatcagctctacatttaattatcatagagctgattgggatttatataaaacttatatcgataggaattttgatgttgatattcctctcgataccaaaagtgataatgatgatgctctcgtatctttgacaaatttaattgtcgaagccagaggcattgcaattccgaaatgtgaaattaaattcaactccattattattggcgacgatcttcagcttctgatccgtcttaaaaatgtgaggcaaaggcaatacaaaaaaaaaactcgcgatcctgcgttgaaagttatttggagaggtttgcaaaatgaaattaaaaaaagtttcgctattctgagaaataccaactttgagaataatgtctagAAATTGGATCCCAATTCGCAACccctttggaaattaacgaaaattgcAATGATattgaaatgctaatatcatcttccacacttagacgtacatgttcataatagaattagaggcgaacgtatagaattgatagttccgttaggaactTTATACttgtcgacttcaaagccgcatatgatacaatcgatcgggaccagctatggcagctaatgcacgaacgcggattttcggataaactgatacgattgatcaaagcgacgatatatcgggtgatgtgcgtagttcgagtttcaggggcattctcgagtaccttcaaacgcgtagagggttacggcaaggtgatggtctttcgtgtctgataTTCAACATCGcgttggaaggggtaatacgaagagcagggattaacacgagtggtacgatttccataaagtccgtccagttatttgatttcgccgacgacattaatattatggcacgtaactttgagaggatggaggaagcctacatcagactgaaaagcgaagctagtCTAGTTTagttggactagtcatcaatacgtcgaagacgaagtacatgatagaaagaggctcaagagaggacaatgtaaacCCTCCACCACAAGTTTGTATTggcggtgacgaaatcgaggaggTTGAAgagttcgtgtacttgggctcacgaTAACGattccagcagagaaattcggagacgcatcatggcaggaaatcgtacgtactttggattccgcaaaacgctccgatagaatagagttcgccgccgtaccatactgactatctacaaaacgcttattagactgataattctctacggacacgagacctggacgatgttcgtgggggaccaacacgcacttggagttttcgaaaggaaagtgttgcataccatctatagtggggtgcagatgacggacggtacgtggtggagccgaatgaaccacgagttgcatcagctattgggagaaccatccatcgtttacaccgTGAAATGggagactgcggtgggccgggcacgtagccagaatgtcgaacagtgacccggtaaaaatggttctcgacaacgatccgacgggaacaagaaggcgaggtgcacaaggagcaaggtggatcgatcaggtggaggacgatttgcggaccctccggagactgcgtggttggcgacgtgcagccaagGACCGAACCATGGACAAGCCACTCCggtcttagtctgataataaataaataggaaACGATATTTTTCCTCAAACATTACCATTTTGTGTGAACTTCAATCCCTggctatatatttatttatttcttcgtcTCGAATGTTAAAAACTATTTCACAGACTGATTTATTTTCACCAATGTGGGTAGATACAGTGATACAGTGTTATAGAAGTTAGTGTAAATTAAATTATGTTTATCTTTTCTTTGTAGCAATTGTCACAAGTCAAGGATCAACTTCACCAGGACGCTTCTCGCCATCGCGAACACCAGGAGAATACGACCTGTCGGCTGAAAAACGAAGAACAGCACCGGATGGGCGTTGAGGAACGGCTGGAAAAGGCGTGTCACGAACTCCAACATCTTCGAGCGGAACATACTACCGTAAGATAGTTTTTCAGTATTAATGAAAGTATGAACGCACATCCCTTTTCTACTGCTCCCTTAGCTTAGCGAATACCTTGTTCGGCTAGCCCGTGCCTTATGTTGGAGCGAATGCTCCGAGCCTCCTTCCCCGGGGAGCGACACGACCATCCTGGGCGAAACACTGCTGGAACGTGCCGAACGGTTAGCGACTCATCATGACCATCACGTTCATGGAATCTGTGATAAggtaaaatgctatttttaatTTCCATACTGGTACCAAGCATGAGTCATGCGTTTGTCAACTGTAACCCGAATATAGGCTTGCTGGGAACTGGCCAACCACCATTCGCACTCCCACTCGCATCACCACAGCCACCTGCCAAAGCTGAGACGGGAACGGTCCTGCACCGATCTGCCCATGAAAGAAGTAAACTATCGATTTTTGGTATAGTACCGACCATCATTCTTTCATTTCACTGTGTCACGTTCGATTCACCGCACTCCATTTTCACGCCATCTCATTGTGTAAACAAGCAAAACCAGAAATGCATTCTCATTTTGTAGAGTACGGCACTGTACAATATGCAACGACGGGTCCGCGTGCTGCGGGAGCAGGTCCAGCGGCGGGATCTGCACTTGGAGCTCCTGCGGCGCAAGATTGCACTGCTCGAGGACAATGCCAGGGGGAAAACCATGTTGCAAGTAGTTTTCGTTCCATCCGTTCATCTTCATTTGTtccgtttctttttttttttttcattcggcGGAAGCCAATTTCGATTTGTAACCATTTCATTTTCGAGGCATTTCTGTACTCTTCATAGACGGAACGTGACGAAGCAGTTCACAGGGCGCGGAAGAATTCGAAGAATGCCGAACGAACTGCTCAACAACTGTCGGAGGTGAAGGCCCAACTGGTGGAGGTTAAGACCCAGCTGAATGAAGCGTCGGACTACAAAATCACCGCCCTGGAACGGGCCCGGAAGTGCGACGAACTGCAGGCACGTTTGTGCGAGTTGGAAAATGAAAGAGAACGGTTGGTGAGCCAGTTGGCAGCGTACAAATCTCGAGCCCGGTCGGCAGTTGAAAGCTCCCACGAACGAAGGGTGCGGGATGAACATGCTATCTCGGTGAGTTTTTATTCACGTTTCTGGCGTGTTTTGTAACAGCTAGAGAATCTCGATGGAATTTATGATCAATCGCCCTTGAaaactcagtttttttttatgaaaaaattctcccgaatttccatgaattttcatgaaaagtgaTGCACAATAAAGATACCCTATCAATGTATGATTTCTATTCATACCCATTGCAGCATCTCCGCGATGAGATGTCGCGAATAAAATCGCAACTAGCCGACACCAATCACCGCCTGTCGCAGCTTCAAGCGTTCCGAACCTCGGTGGCCAAGCTACTGCACCTGCGTGATGGTCCTGACTCCGAGCTGCTTCACAAACTCCAAACCATGTGTAGTGCCCATCATCAGTGTACGTGCCTGGGCGGCAGGCACTACGGGTCGGCGTCCCCGCTGGGAACGGTAGGCAGCGACCATCACTGCTCTCGGTACGACGACATGCCTGCTGGGCCTTCATCGACGGGATGCAGGCCGCTGAGCTCCAGCCCGGTTCACACCAGGAGGTATATCGATTCTGGCTTCAACGACCACGATCATAATTTCGACGACGATTTTGATTTCGGAAAGAAATATTAATAACTGCCACATTAAGAGAAGCAACACTGCCAAAACGGATGGAGGCCATTCAGCAAGCAGTTAGATGGAACAAGCAAAATGTGTTCGTTTCGATAGTTACCCATGCGGTACTTGCggtagtttttgttttataGCGAACGCGTTGCTCGTCTAGGGCCACCTGGTAGAGGGTAGAGGAAACGTATTCGTTGTAGCCAATGTTGTATGGAATAAATATGTTGAACGGAGTTCGAAATATGAGACAGACAATTATTCGTTTGATGACATGCCTTTTTAACTAAACCCGATGgcgcaaaattgtattttctgtTTCGAGATAAAAACTATTTGGATTTACACATTTTTAGAAGTCACTAAGTATGGTGGACATTCATTGTTTTATTCCCACAGAGTGTCAAGGAAGtcatattgttttattttagaaATATGTATTTGAAATGATCAATTTTCTGGATAGGCTTACATTTGAATGCTCTTTTATGCAATAAAGTAGTGCTACTAACTAAATTGGAGATAATATCCAACAATTATTACGAATCATTCAATAGTCAAGAACTGGGAGAATAATGGCTCACTATAATCTGTATCTGCAAATCTCAAATCCTTTACATCCCCATTCCACTTGGAGACATCATCATATTCCACAGATACCATTTTCCACAAATTTGCATTCAACTACCAACGCCACAAAGCCGCACTGGAAGATTTGTCAAGAAGACACACACACATTTTGAGCGGATATCATTTCCGTTCATATCCCCGGTTCTGCTCGAGCAATCGAGATGCAAGACGAAGGCAACAACGCCGGGGTGACAAATCCAACTGGAGGACTCTGGATCTGCTGACACTGCCGTTCTTGGCCAGAATGTGGTGCATTGTAGCTCTTACGAAAGGAATCGGAGATTACGTGCTGCCGTCTTGTGTTGTGCGCACAATGAATGCAGACAACGAATGGATGCAAAACTGCTCGAAACTGTTTGAATGCTTACATTGCATTGTTGTTTGCTCTGGCTGAAGATATTTGGTTCACTCCATGGGAACGATCGGTCGGTGTGCACCCGGTTGGTCAATTTCCTCTTTTCAAACGAAGCTCTAGCAAACTGGAGCATCGGTTGTCCCTTTTCCAATTTGGGGATTTGCATTTTTCATTATCGATAACAATTCACTTGAGAAATTTGAATTATTGTTGCCACGAGATTAGAATGGATCACGGGGGCAATTGCCGATGAAGGTGAATTATGATTTTCGTTTATGAGGTAAGGATTTTTCATTTCCGAGAGAGCGGATTGCGACAAGCTAAACGTTTGACCGATTAACATATTTTCTTGTgcgatattttcaaataaacctATTCCTCGGATAAGGTTATAATCGGCACTGACTAGTTTTGAATCGATGTTCCTACCTTTATTATGAAGGATTTTAACCCTTCCGTTAAATACAGTGCTTTTCAGAATGAAAAGACCACccttgattttcatgtttttttttgcgactTGAATGGAACTACCCTAATCTGTTGATGACAACCGATGAATAttaacacaaacacacacaaacCACTGAAAAGGGATGTGTTTGTTTATTCGCGTCGTAGAAATAGGGAAAAACAGTAAATACATCTTTTCAAAAAGATAAAACCACTTGGTAAGGTAACACCGTGATTGCGTTTTGTGTTAATTAACCATAATTTTTTAAACTATCGAATAGTTCTGCTCAAAGTGGGAAGGCAGAAGAGATTGAATGAGAAAGAACAGGGACAAATTTTGGCTTTTAGAAAGACTGGATGGGGAATCAGAAAAATTGCCAGAGAAATTGGACGAATTCACTGTGTGGttctgaattttctgaaaaacACCGCGTCGTATGGCCAAAAAAAGAGTCCAGGACGAAAAAAGAAATTGTCTGCTAGAGAAAGGCGTCATGTCGTGAGCAAAGCAACAAATTCCACGAAGAGCTGTTCTCGAATTCGAgccgaacaatgattacaaaataagcatcatattttcggaaatataagagcatgcaaggcaaatgattcatgtcatattgtgttcgggttcggataaaggtttgtcgctaggtgcgtttgtcagtgaaACAGGGGAGTCATGGACTGCATCAATACTTCGTGAAAGTGCATCAGGCACGCATGTTGTATTGCTGCAAATCTAAAGCCCATCTACTACACCTTGATCCAACGTTCCATTTTGTCTTCAAAATGtgccttgtcataagacgagtttgtaccttcccatttaattccaccacttgattgtaccttcaCAGATATCTATGtaattcgacctcaacagtaaggtcgtcttcagagaacgttatttttggtaACTCAcctggcaacgaaataaggactatggttggaaactcggtacctggaatgtcgaGGCCCTAAATGAAACTGGACGAATGAGCCTCCTGGCTCgcgcagggctggtagcgaccgaagccactcaaaatagtgactttcgcGACCAAAGCAGACAAAAAAacggaccaaatagtgactttcagttgcagagaaagtgatcaaatagtgacttccaatttcagttgcaagttcgatgagacgaaatcaagcgtttttgggtcgaaggagaataatttttccgtaatttgtggcggaaaacatctttcactcaccattATTTTCTCTTACAACAAACtcagaataaaaaagaaaatcacACGCTAACTTTTTTCTACTCAGTGAtactaagtaaaattgtattgccctctctactaaccccacggaaattttagtAGTAGTCTTGAAAGCAGTAGTCTTGAAagcaaatcatttttaaaagcCACTGGAAGTGAACGAAATATGATTATCACTCATAACACCTGGTTTTCTTTCCCGAGaatgatttctcggcgaaaatctgcgtgaatgagcattctTTTCTcttgagaatgagtgaaaattacgatcattggatttttttttgtttttccttgTCGGGTATTTtttatcactgcgaccattctTTTGGTCTATTGTAATATATTCCCCTTTTTTTCTAGCTATGTCACTATGGCGTACCGCTATTGGAAGTGATCGCTATTGTTTGACTAGCAGCTTCTCCCCAACACGGCTcagcttttcgaatgaaatgcaccaccgaattgggatttgttctaccaagctcaagtggttctataagccccttggtgaagaacttttgtcttgttcgaaaaattgccggacaacggcataacagatgctccgagtcttctttttctgtgtcacaGAAGCGACATAgatcattttgaagtttccctATAAGCTTCAAATGATATCGACTCGGACAATGACCTGTAATGGAACCCGTATAAGTGCTTAGGTCTCTTTTAGATAATTCTAAGATCTTGCGAGTCATGGAAACATTTGGAGTGATAAAGCGTTTCGATTGCCTGGCATTAGTTGCGTTCCTAAAATTGGTTTCTATTTTCATAGATTCCCATACCTTCAGCTCCATACGAAGAGAAGAAGTTGGTAAGCTGCAAAAAGGTTCCGGTCCTGTAAACCGACTTGATGATCCGAATCTCGCCAGCATATCGGCTTTTTCGTTACCATCTATTCCACAGTGTCCAGGAACCCAATATAGATTGACTTGGTTCCGACAAGACAATTTTTGGAGGGActgaatgcattcccaaacttgttttgaagtgcatgttgccgactttagagcattcaaagctgcttggctgtcggacattatgcaaatatttgagtGTCTGCAGTTCCTACGCAAACATATTACAGAACactctacacacttaaaataaatcgccgaattcggtaaaattttaccgaaatctcaacagcagaactgttcggtaaataatataactgattttcggtgattttgacagttgagcaatggaaaaaattacaaaaaatctgtaaaataaattaccgaacagttctgctgttgagatttcggtaaaatttaccgaatacggtgaaatgagttaagtgtgtagaaTTGCGTGAGCTTCCGCTTGGAATACGGATGGCCAACTGCCCATAGGAATCGATATGTCTATCCCAGGGCCAGTAACTCCTGCTCCCACTTGGTTGTTCAATTTTGAACCGTCAGTATAAAACGTAATTGATCCTGAACGAAGTGTTGGTCCTCCATTCAACCATGTATTGCGCCCAGGATCAATTACTTTGAACAGTCTATTGAAATTGTACTTTTTCTCCATCCAGTCCTCATTACTTATTACTAGGGAGTTTATACTGAAGTTTTTTAGAATGCTAAGATGACCCTTAATGTCACTTCCTAAGAGGTTTTCGGATCTTCTGATCCTCAAGGCAATCTTTTCAGCTTCTAATTGTACAATTTGATGCAGAGGAAGCATGTACAGTAAAGCATTTAGTGCACTCGATGGTGTACTGCTCATAGCACCTGTAATTGAGATAGTCGATAATCGTTGAAGTTTTTCGAACTTCATCTGAGCATTCTTCTCTTTCGTCTTTGGCCACCAGACCAACGAACCATAGGTAATTCTTGGTTTTACTATAGCTGAATATATCCAATGGATCATTTTCGGCTTAAGTCCCCATTGCCTACCAAAAATTCGTTTACTAATCCATAGAGCATTTGTCGCTTTATTAATGGCGTGTTCTAGATGCATGTTCCAGTTAAGTTTGCTATCAAGAACTACGCCAAGAAATTTGACTGTATTCGAAAGTTCCAATCGTGTACCTTTCAATATCATGTTGTTTATTGAGAATTTCCTCCTACGCGCGAAGGGCACAATAGTGGTTTTGGAAGGATTTACACTAAATCCTTCTCTATCGCACCACGTGGAgacgactctacgacactatccataattccattacccataatgccattaccccgaaggccactaccccgaacgccacaaccccgaataaatcactaccccgaatgccattacccgtaatgggacactaccccgaatgagccagtaccccgaattagtcattatttcaagtttgtacttcatttcaaagaaaaaaatgttaatcaATAACAGTTTATTCATAATTCATATGAATGGACAAtaattggaactgaaactgttccaatgcagtatggaactaagtattcttactccgtaagatatcgttccacttcgtatggcactcttcaagattcctgaatggcagggggagattatgcagcacgttttcatgcacaatgcagagagttggAGGCAATTGGGGTCCACGACAGCATGGCTACTAGGgcaacaaggtagaagttgttccttggtgtagtaaaagcaacgaattctggatgaagcgtggtctaaatctcaGATCGACGGGGGTTaatgggtgagtaagagtgagtgagtgattaagtgtgtgagtaagagtgagtgtgtgagtgagcgagtaagactTAGTGAGcgagcgagtaagagtaaacgagtaagaatgagtgagtaagagtgaacGATGAAGAGAGAGAGCGAATAATTGAAAGTAAATGAGTTagtaaaagtggatgagtgagtaagagtggttaagtgagtaagagtgggtgaatgaatgagagtgaatgaatgagtaataattagtgagacagaggaagtgagtgagtaagagggtTTGTGTATGAGAGTGAGAGAAGAGGAGATCTTGTTTATCTTCAGGAAGTTGCGTTGACCTTAAGAAGGCTCGTTTCGCCTTCTAACGAGAAGACGTTACCTTTAAAGAgtaacccgtccatttaaagaaggcatcatctcctctgtctgcctcataccgggcaaactcgtctatttaaagaaggcatcatctcctctgtctaccgtataccgggcaaacgcgtttattaaaaaaaagtcatatttaccctgtatgccttataccgggcaaactcgttcatttaaacaaagcatcatctcctctgttcgccttataccgggaaaacgcgttctgttGAAAAAAAAGGGTCTCTTACTCTCTTTtgtagaatagtacttttccaggtcataatgacaggaatgacagttaaagataattagaagaaaaatcaaaactgttagTTAAACTGTTTGGTTATAAATTGTTGCaattcatcgatatctgttggtgttaaacataGTAATAGaatgactctacgacactacccataattccattacccataatgccattaccccgaaggccactaccccgaacgccacaaccccgaatgaatcactaccccgaatgccattagccctaatgggacactactccgaatgagccagtaccccgaattagtcattatttcaagttgatacttcatttcaatgaaaaaaatgttactcaatcatatgaatgaacaataattggaactgaaactgtTTCAATGCAATACggaactaagtattcttactccgtaagatcccgttccacttcgtatggcacttttgaagattcctgaatggcagggggagattatgcagcaaGTTTTCATGCACAACGCAGAGAGTTGGAGGcaattgcggtccacgtcagcatggctactagggcaacaaggtagaagtttttccttggtcgctgtagtaaaagcaacggattctggatgaagcgtggtctaaatatcaaaatcgacgagggggtgaatggatgagtaaaagtgagtgagtaagagtgagtatgtgagtgagcgagtaagagtaaacgagtaagagtgagcgagaaagagagagcgaatgattgaatgtaaatgaatgagtaaaagtggatgagtgagtaagagtggttaagtgagtaaaagtgggtgaatgaatgagagtgggtgaatgagtaataattagtgagacagaagaagtgagtgagtgagagtttgtgtatgagagtgagagagaggggGATCTTGTTCgtcttcgggaagttgcgttgacttaaagaaggcatcatctcgtttccccttctatcgagcagacgctccttttaaaaaggcagtatttcctctgtgtgccttatcgaggtataagcacgttcattaaaaggtggtatcatctcctctgtctgccttataccgggcaaacgcgtccatttaaagaaggcatcatctcctctgtctgccttataccgggcaaacgcgtccatttaaagaaggcatcatcttctctgtctgccttataccgggcaaacgcgtccatttaaagaaggcatcatctgctctgtctgccttataccgggcaaacgcgtccatttgaagaaggcatcatctcctctgtctgccttataccggtcaaacgcgtccatttttaagaaggcatcatcttctctgtctgccttataccgggcaaacgcgtccatttaaagaaggcatcatctcctttgtctgccttataccgggtaaacgcgtccatttaaagaggGTATCATCTTCTCTGTATGctttataccgggaaaacgcgtccatttaaagaaggcatcatttcctctgtctgccttataccgggcaaacgcgtccatttaaagaaggcatcatctactCTGTCTGCCGTTCATTTAAACGAGGAATAATTTCCTCTGTATGCCTTATACCTTATACATATACTAGAAAATACGAATCCCAGTGGAGTCTAAACTCCTTTTAAGGGATTCTTAAAATTCTAATTCataaatgaaattattaatTATCACTAATAAAGGAAATTACTAAAAATTTATTACTAAAAGTGACATGCAAAGATTTATCGAAATTAACAGAACAGTTAACAGTTAaagctaattagaagaaaaatcaaaaccgttggttaaactggttggttaaaaactgttgcgattcatcgatatctcttggtgttaaacataataatagaatactatagattctaaatgttttcgggataattgcctttcggggtaatggatttcggggtagtgtcccattcggggtaatgactttcggggcactgtcccattcggggtagtggccttcggggtaatggcattcggggtactggggtggagccaatagaatactatagattctaaatgttttcggggtaatggatttcggggtagtgtcccattcggggtgatggttttcggggtactgtcccattcgaggtagtggccttcggggttatggcattcggggtactggcattcggggtagtggggtgGAGCCCGTGGAGACATAGTTTAAAGCAGTTTGCATTCTGTTGACGATAATGTCATTGTATTTGCCTCGTACTATTAGCGAAACCAATTACTTCGAAGCCCTGGGCTATAAGGTATTTGAGAAGATCATCTACTATTAAAGACCACAGTAAAGGTGATAATACGCCtccttgtgggcaccctttgatTGCTCTAACACTAATGTGAGAATTTCCAAGGTTAgctgatatttctctttttgTTAACATTTCTTTAATCCAATCTACAATGCATTTATCGAAGCCACGATTTGACATTGCCTTTTTTATGGAATTATGAGAAGTGTTGTCAAAAGCTCCCtctatatctaagaaagcagcaagggaaatttcttttgcttcaaaagatttttctaattttgtaaCAACTGCATGTAATGCGGTTACTGATGATTTACCTtcctgataagcgaattggtgttTGCTTAATGGTAGTTGGGTTAAATACGATGACTTGATATGTAAATCtattattttttccattgttttcaGTAAAACGGAGGACAAGCTTATTGGCCT comes from Armigeres subalbatus isolate Guangzhou_Male chromosome 2, GZ_Asu_2, whole genome shotgun sequence and encodes:
- the LOC134216565 gene encoding coiled-coil domain-containing protein 170 isoform X4 produces the protein MPKHHHSPVHHHHHPEPSCNDHLAHSIDLATTLRSELAASTYKRDRLMAELSDAKSSLCAKENECEALRAQSARQTSLISSLQQRLGASESREKTLHSRSESVVNTLNRDKKHLEDKLKELCAKGRRLECELSKEEGHRDQARAHLQDLVRRLCLVLGIDVCDGTHLTPECVLNKAGETVAELQRLRSKLAGTCEHLNSTEAELITTKTAASADKTRLQTQIEGLQSLAQGLETRCRQAERDLQATRDRLAESEVTGDKLREELRGFESRCCRLQNSCDRMQTERLQFLRTIATIVGINEPCENNIRDKVREITNHNQSLHDQLSQVKDQLHQDASRHREHQENTTCRLKNEEQHRMGVEERLEKACHELQHLRAEHTTLSEYLVRLARALCWSECSEPPSPGSDTTILGETLLERAERLATHHDHHVHGICDKACWELANHHSHSHSHHHSHLPKLRRERSCTDLPMKEVNYRFLSTALYNMQRRVRVLREQVQRRDLHLELLRRKIALLEDNARGKTMLQTERDEAVHRARKNSKNAERTAQQLSEVKAQLVEVKTQLNEASDYKITALERARKCDELQARLCELENERERLVSQLAAYKSRARSAVESSHERRVRDEHAISHLRDEMSRIKSQLADTNHRLSQLQAFRTSVAKLLHLRDGPDSELLHKLQTMCSAHHQCTCLGGRHYGSASPLGTVGSDHHCSRYDDMPAGPSSTGCRPLSSSPVHTRRYIDSGFNDHDHNFDDDFDFGKKY
- the LOC134216565 gene encoding coiled-coil domain-containing protein 170 isoform X3, with protein sequence MSKKKTGDEESGNSDKDWEIFDILVGTDEIMPKHHHSPVHHHHHPEPSCNDHLAHSIDLATTLRSELAASTYKRDRLMAELSDAKSSLCAKENECEALRAQSARQTSLISSLQQRLGASESREKTLHSRSESVVNTLNRDKKHLEDKLKELCAKGRRLECELSKEEGHRDQARAHLQDLVRRLCLVLGIDVCDGTHLTPECVLNKAGETVAELQRLRSKLAGTCEHLNSTEAELITTKTAASADKTRLQTQIEGLQSLAQGLETRCRQAERDLQATRDRLAESEVTGDKLREELRGFESRCCRLQNSCDRMQTERLQFLRTIATIVGINEPCENNIRDKVREITNHNQSLHDQLSQVKDQLHQDASRHREHQENTTCRLKNEEQHRMGVEERLEKACHELQHLRAEHTTLSEYLVRLARALCWSECSEPPSPGSDTTILGETLLERAERLATHHDHHVHGICDKACWELANHHSHSHSHHHSHLPKLRRERSCTDLPMKESTALYNMQRRVRVLREQVQRRDLHLELLRRKIALLEDNARGKTMLQTERDEAVHRARKNSKNAERTAQQLSEVKAQLVEVKTQLNEASDYKITALERARKCDELQARLCELENERERLVSQLAAYKSRARSAVESSHERRVRDEHAISHLRDEMSRIKSQLADTNHRLSQLQAFRTSVAKLLHLRDGPDSELLHKLQTMCSAHHQCTCLGGRHYGSASPLGTVGSDHHCSRYDDMPAGPSSTGCRPLSSSPVHTRRYIDSGFNDHDHNFDDDFDFGKKY
- the LOC134216565 gene encoding coiled-coil domain-containing protein 170 isoform X2 yields the protein MFDHIGGSFLFHPVPTTYPAFPHQIMPKHHHSPVHHHHHPEPSCNDHLAHSIDLATTLRSELAASTYKRDRLMAELSDAKSSLCAKENECEALRAQSARQTSLISSLQQRLGASESREKTLHSRSESVVNTLNRDKKHLEDKLKELCAKGRRLECELSKEEGHRDQARAHLQDLVRRLCLVLGIDVCDGTHLTPECVLNKAGETVAELQRLRSKLAGTCEHLNSTEAELITTKTAASADKTRLQTQIEGLQSLAQGLETRCRQAERDLQATRDRLAESEVTGDKLREELRGFESRCCRLQNSCDRMQTERLQFLRTIATIVGINEPCENNIRDKVREITNHNQSLHDQLSQVKDQLHQDASRHREHQENTTCRLKNEEQHRMGVEERLEKACHELQHLRAEHTTLSEYLVRLARALCWSECSEPPSPGSDTTILGETLLERAERLATHHDHHVHGICDKACWELANHHSHSHSHHHSHLPKLRRERSCTDLPMKEVNYRFLSTALYNMQRRVRVLREQVQRRDLHLELLRRKIALLEDNARGKTMLQTERDEAVHRARKNSKNAERTAQQLSEVKAQLVEVKTQLNEASDYKITALERARKCDELQARLCELENERERLVSQLAAYKSRARSAVESSHERRVRDEHAISHLRDEMSRIKSQLADTNHRLSQLQAFRTSVAKLLHLRDGPDSELLHKLQTMCSAHHQCTCLGGRHYGSASPLGTVGSDHHCSRYDDMPAGPSSTGCRPLSSSPVHTRRYIDSGFNDHDHNFDDDFDFGKKY